In Drosophila teissieri strain GT53w chromosome 2R, Prin_Dtei_1.1, whole genome shotgun sequence, the following proteins share a genomic window:
- the LOC122613785 gene encoding protein 5NUC: MCAATPQWRVILSLVLFFLDGICGFKFTLLHTNDMHSWFDPISDKDERCKAGDDERGLCFGGFGRVAAVVAAARNNGTDPVVYLNGGDSFQGTSWFSVYRGKMVAQMLNFLAPDAMTLGVHELDDGTDALAEFLNNITFPVVSSNINLIKEPKLAENNKLVTSAVITKGNRRIGIVGYIRPDTKERTQPSNVIFKQEVPAINKETKELRDRGIDIIIALGHSGYEKDKEIARRCPDVDIVVGGQSHTFLYSGKAPSKEVPVGPYPTIVMKPDGRKVPVVQAYAYTKYLGNLTLEFDNGGNLLSFKGSPILLDQRFQPSKGVQDFLQLHRQVIDDMERHVVGTTSVYLNGDRKSCGYGECNFGNFIADSFVYARVVQTMADRRSWTDASIGLINAGAIRASIKPGETGAITEADVVTVLPFSQELYYTRISGSQLMKALEHSAHMRSKHITSAHLQVSGLRLKFNHSLAKGERITEIRALCSECQIPHYEAVDTDRYYGVVVTSFLLNSGEGYSFIDPKRPEVENMTILDRNAVIQYLQEHKVVYPEREERQSVQQRYMANSGYHMYLEPLLILCFVYLCHRSLV; this comes from the exons ATGTGTGCTGCTACTCCGCAGTGGAGGGTTATCCTCTCGCTAGTCCTCTTCTTTCTGGACGGGATCTGTGGCTTCAAGTTTACCCTCTTACACACGAATGATATGCACTCCTGGTTCGACCCCATTTCCGATAAAGATGAAAGGTGCAAAGCTGGCGACGATGAGAGGGGTCTTTGCTTCGGCGGATTTGGACGAGTGGCTGCTGT AGTTGCTGCAGCTAGAAATAATGGAACTGATCCAGTTGTCTACTTAAACGGCGGCGATTCCTTTCAAGGAACTTCGTGGTTTTCTGTTTATCGAGGGAAAATGGTGGCCCAAATGCTCAATTTTCTTGCTCCCGATGCCATG ACCCTCGGAGTTCACGAACTTGACGATGGAACAGATGCCTTGGCCGAATTCTTGAACAACATTACTTTTCCAGTggtcagcagcaacataaaCCTGATAAAAGAACCAAAACTGGCTGAGAACAATAAATTAGTGACGTCCGCGGTCATCACAAAGGGTAATCGTAGGATTGGCATAGTGGGCTATATAAGGCCGGATACCAAGGAGCGAACTCAACCGAGTAATGTGATCTTCAAACAGGAGGTGCCCGCCATCAA CAAGGAAACAAAGGAACTTAGGGATCGAGGCATCGATATCATCATTGCATTGGGACATTCCGGCTACGAGAAGGATAAGGAGATAGCCAGGCGATGTCCGGACGTGGACATCGTCGTGGGTGGTCAGTCGCACACGTTTCTCTACTCCGGAAAGGCTCCGAGTAAGGAAGTTCCGGTGGGTCCCTATCCCACCATAGTGATGAAGCCCGATGGCAGGAAGGTGCCCGTTGTTCAGGCCTATGCTTATACGAAGTATTTGGGAAACCTTACCCTAGAA TTCGACAATGGTGGCAATCTGCTTAGTTTCAAGGGTAGCCCCATTTTATTGGACCAACGCTTCCAGCCCAGCAAAGGGGTTCAGGATTTTCTTCAACTGCACCGCCAGGTGATCGATGACATGGAGCGCCATGTGGTGGGCACCACCTCCGTGTATCTAAATGGCGATCGAAAGAGCTGCGGTTACGGCGAGTGCAATTTCGGCAACTTCATAGCAGATAGCTTTGTGTATGCCCGAGTGGTGCAAACGATGGCGGACAGAAGATCTTGGACAGATGCATCCATAGGACTCATCAATGCGGGCG CCATTAGAGCCTCGATTAAGCCAGGGGAAACGGGCGCCATTACGGAGGCTGATGTGGTCACCGTGCTGCCCTTCAGTCAAGAGCTGTACTACACGAGGATCAGTGGCAGTCAACTGATGAAGGCGCTGGAGCACTCTGCCCATATGCGGAGTAAACACATCACCAGTGCCCACTTGCAGGTTTCCGGTCTTCGTCTCAAGTTTAACCACAGCTTGGCCAAGGGCGAAAGGATCACGGAGATCCGGGCCCTGTGCTCCGAGTGCCAGATTCCCCACTACGAGGCCGTTGATACGGATAGGTATTACGGAGTGGTAGTCACCTCATTTCTATTGAACAGCGGCGAGGGCTACAGTTTCATCGATCCAAAGCGACCAGAAGTGGAGAATATGACCATCCTTGATCGCAATGCTGTTATCCAGTATCTGCAGGAGCACAAGGTTGTCTACCCGGAACGCGAGGAGCGCCAATCTGTGCAGCAGAGGTACATGGCCAACTCGGGCTATCACATGTATCTTGAACCCCTCCTAATACTCTGCTTTGTGTACTTGTGTCATCGATCTCTCGTTTAA
- the LOC122614483 gene encoding ovochymase-2: MNGTNHPNAQYMAGISNSTKLICGGTIIHKDFVLTAAHCTYGNKDTLFVRLGAYNINHPTDLIRVSYSISHPEFNKTNFVNDIALLRLERSVHFSFYIQAICILMDNIIANQIRRFTALGWGKTQKAKQSDFLQVVSLNRTDPNDCYYMMGLYPDPKQICAKSYGDTCTGDSGGPLISKIGTRTRIFDTQSGIISFGTAECGGVGMYTDVSPYVGWIAQTIGINPGDKVRRKVNDVFLYEDCTGHDMDSILMATIYGLHFSAKGVLVTDRHVLTIADVSRESPYSLAIEVMGTGFRANAFFKQPNDIGIVLIHLTNRLQFRGALKPICILETANFDGSLSITGLMPYGSSNYVTHVESLYWKWCEYQLGKNIKANQFCVKNIYGQNSLQNFGTTGDILVKEVSNASGMRHIVLLGLVDFSVNGVYVITSAMAHAKWISETLNQT; the protein is encoded by the exons ATGAATGGCACCAACCATCCAAATGCTCAGTATATGGCAGGTATTTCTAATTCAACAAAGTTAATCTGCGGTGGCACCATTATTCATAAAG ACTTTGTATTAACGGCTGCTCATTGCACCTATGGAAATAAAGACACGCT GTTCGTGAGACTTGGAGCGTACAACATTAATCACCCGACCGATCTGATTCGTGTAAGTTATAGTATCTCCCATCCAGAATTCAACAAAACCAACTTCGTTAACGATATTGCGCTGCTAAGGTTGGAGAGGAGTGTGCATTTTTCGT TCTATATACAAGCaatatgcattttaatggACAACATTATAGCAAATCAAATAAGGCGGTTTACTGCGCTTGGCTggggaaaaacccaaaaagccAAGCAAAGCGATTTTCTTCAAGTCGTTTCGCTGAACCGAACGGATCCAAACGATTGTTATTATATGATGGGTCTATATCCGGATCCGAAACAGATTTGCGCGAAAAGCTACGGAGATACATGTACCGGCGATTCTGGCGGTCCGTTGATATCCAAAATTGGCACCAGAACACGGATTTTCGACACGCAATCCGGCATCATCAGTTTTGGAACTGCTGAATGCGGTGGAGTGGGGATGTATACCGATGTGTCGCCGTATGTCGGCTGGATTGCACAAACCATTGGGATTAATCCAGGTGACAAGGTGAGAAGGAAAGTCAACGATGTGTTCCTGTATGAGGACTGCACTGGACATGACATGGACTCCATTCTTATGGCAACCATTTATGGACTTCATTTCAGCGCGAAGGGTGTGCTGGTCACCGATC gccATGTGCTGACGATTGCAGACGTTTCTCGAGAAAGCCCCTATTCCTT GGCCATTGAAGTGATGGGCACGGGATTCCGAGCCAACGCGTTTTTTAAACAGCCCAACGACATTGGTATAGTACTGATTCACCTGACGAATCGCTTACAATTTAGAG GGGCCTTGAAACCGATCTGTATTCTGGAAACTGCCAATTTCGATGGTTCCTTAAGTATCACTGGCCTAATGCCATATGGCTCAAGCAATTACGTCACCCATGTGGAGAGCCTTTATTGGAAGTGGTGTGAATATCAGTTGgggaaaaatatcaaagcgAATCAGTTTTGTGTGAAAAACATTTATGGACAAAATTCACTTCAGAACTTTGGAACAACTGGCGACATATTGGTAAAGGAAGTATCGAATGCTTCGGGCATGCGGCATATCGTTCTATTGGGCTTGGTAGACTTTTCGGTTaatggcgtatacgtaataacAAGTGCAATGGCACATGCAAAATGGATTTCGGAAACATTAAACCAGACTTAA
- the LOC122614296 gene encoding uncharacterized protein LOC122614296 isoform X2: MAKIVLFCLLSLLACAAGQRITTIHLDGVQYFISRMNPYSPELNYFLAYQYCRSLGLQLASFETKEKAESMTTYLKNAGYGNYDFWTSGNRLGTGMFLWMSTGLPFNATFDFFENSADAIQAGLLDPVDHNSNTSPQRTARDSSGAEKGCVILKQPTLKWMPEDCSAVKDFICEQTRCYYYNYGSIPVSSAQGRPITSTTPRTPASLLNLHVAATTTPLPLLMSTSGAMYTAAKAKSSPAVGHRLLDDSSSQQQPSFMSFKLNHDRSLPDTDATDVDVEDQEADLDGEEHDDHEAEGEEEHEEHDNFEEHARELSNDSDGDIKEHVFPLSDNELHPEVHSIEEVQQQLQHEDADADADSAPAPAAAEENESTQHDAEADGEHEPEGVEGETDLETEPQVDLIKANEPLAMPSSTESPAAAIEERIKQIAQDFQKMASSQELQPKEELTPQSSLSLNDLIRTLRPNEQQIIPQIDSDYSNAMRVLGKPLAANN, from the exons ATGGCCAAAATCGTACTCTTCTGCCTGCTGAGCCTCTTGGCATGCGCTGCAG GTCAACGCATCACGACAATCCACCTGGATGGAGTGCAGTACTTCATCAGTCGAATGAATCCCTACTCCCCGGAGCTCAACTACTTCCTGGCCTACCAGTACTGTCGCTCCCTGGGCCTGCAACTGGCCTCGTTCGAGACGAAGGAGAAGGCCGAATCGATGACCACGTATCTGAAGAATGCCGGTTACGGCAACTACGATTTCTGGACCTCCGGCAATCGCCTGGGCACGGGCATGTTCCTATGGATGAGCACTGGTCTGCCGTTTAACGCCACATTCGATTTCTTCGAGAACTCGGCGGACGCCATCCAGGCCGGTCTGCTCGATCCCGTCGATCATAACAGCAACACCTCGCCCCAGCGCACCGCTCGCGACAG CAGTGGCGCCGAGAAGGGATGCGTGATCCTGAAGCAGCCCACGCTCAAGTGGATGCCCGAGGACTGCTCGGCCGTGAAGGACTTCATCTGCGAGCAGACCCGCTGCTACTACTACAACTACGGCAGCATCCCCGTCTCGTCGGCGCAGGG ACGTCCCATCACCTCCACCACCCCAAGGACTCCTGCCTCGCTGCTGAACCTGCATGTGGCCGCCACCACCACTCCTCTGCCCCTGTTGATGTCCACCAGCGGAGCCATGTACACCGCTGCCAAGGCCAAATCCTCGCCAGCCGTGGGCCACCGTCTGCTCGATGATTCCAgctcgcagcagcagccatccTTCATGTCCTTTAAGCTGAACCACGATCGCTCGCTGCCCGACACGGATGCCACTgacgtggatgtggaggaTCAGGAGGCGGACTTGGATGGCGAGGAGCACGATGACCACGAGGCTGAGGGCGAGGAGGAGCACGAGGAGCACGACAACTTCGAGGAGCATGCCCGTGAGCTGAGCAACGACAGCGATGGCGACATCAAGGAGCACGTATTCCCACTGAGCGACAACGAACTCCACCCCGAAGTGCACTCGATTGAGGAGGtacagcagcagttgcagcacgaggatgcggatgcggatgcggattcgGCACCAGCTCCCGCGGCGGCTGAGGAGAACGAGAGCACGCAGCACGACGCGGAGGCGGATGGAGAGCACGAGCCGGAGGGAGTTGAGGGCGAGACCGACTTGGAAACTGAGCCGCAGGTGGATCTGATCAAGGCCAACGAACCACTGGCGATGCCCAGCTCCACTGAATCGCCAGCCGCCGCCATCGAGGAGCGCATCAAGCAGATCGCCCAGGACTTCCAGAAAATGGCCAGCTCCCAGGAGTTGCAGCCCAAGGAGGAGCTGACCCCCCAGTCCTCCCTGTCCCTCAACGATCTGATACGCACCCTGCG
- the LOC122613037 gene encoding protein 5NUC, which yields MQSRWLFGISVLLLAHWTEANPILSHPKVATEFIILHNNDMHARFDQTSVNSGTCPPEDAHTNKCYGGFARVAHEVRKYRKEAQEGGTSVLYLNAGDTYTGTAWFTIFKDKIASAFLNKLKPDAISLGNHEFDERVEGLIPFLNEVTFPVLACNLDLSKVPQLKATKHLAHSAILETNGTKIGVIGYLTPDTKKLTLHMDVEFNEEVESINVEAKKLKAQGIKIIIALGHSGYLKDLEIAKKCPEVDIVIGGHTNTFLYTGAQPDAEHIDGPYPTMVKQNSGKEVPVVQAYAYTKYLGKLHVQFDADGNLIEWDGSPILLNASVAQEQDLLDLLEVFRPNVTRLEKSVVGHTKVHLEGNKAFCRAEECNLGNLIADAFVFSRLLEEQGGDFWTDAAISITQGGGIRSSIEKRSDGAITDNDLLSVLPWRNKLYVVPMPGSYIRRALEHAAVLRGKDSDGGFLQVSGIHVVFNLNKPEGQRVVSVQVRCAACRVPTYSDLNDSATYNVVLGEFLLDGGDGHVFRHSAHQPQRLQNNDLEAVSQYLAQRNYVFPEIEGRIVFINSSSAPLMGSAVLLLISSLLLKIIT from the exons ATGCAGTCACGCTGGCTTTTCGGGATCTCCGTGCTTCTCCTGGCCCACTGGACCGAGGCCAATCCAATTTTGAGCCATCCCAAAGTGGCCACCGAGTTCATCATCCTACACAATAATGATATGCATGCCCGATTCGACCAAACGAGCGTTAACAGTGGCACCTGCCCTCCGGAGGATGCACATACGAACAAATGCTATGGAGGATTCGCCCGGGTGGCCCACGA AGTTCGAAAGTATCGGAAGGAGGCGCAGGAGGGTGGTACTTCCGTATTGTACCTCAATGCTGGTGATACCTACACTGGCACCGCTTGGTTTACTATTTTCAAGGACAAAATCGCCAGTGCTTTCCTCAACAAATTGAAACCCGATGCTATA TCCCTGGGCAATCATGAATTCGATGAGAGAGTAGAGGGTCTGATACCCTTCCTCAACGAGGTCACCTTTCCTGTACTGGCCTGTAACCTGGACCTTAGCAAGGTTCCCCAACTGAAGGCCACCAAGCACTTGGCCCACTCCGCCATCCTGGAGACCAATGGCACGAAGATCGGTGTCATAGGTTACTTGACCCCGGATACCAAGAAACTTACACTCCACATGGATGTGGAGTTTAACGAGGAGGTGGAGTCCATTAA TGTTGAGGCAAAGAAACTGAAGGCGCAGGGCATTAAAATCATTATCGCCCTTGGCCACTCGGGTTATTTGAAGGATCTGGAGATAGCCAAGAAGTGTCCGGAGGTGGACATCGTCATTGGTGGCCATACAAACACGTTCCTCTACACCGGCGCCCAGCCGGATGCGGAGCACATAGATGGACCCTATCCCACGATGGTCAAGCAGAACAGTGGCAAGGAGGTTCCCGTGGTGCAGGCCTATGCGTATACCAAGTATCTTGGAAAACTTCATGTCCAG TTCGATGCCGATGGCAACCTCATCGAGTGGGATGGCTCTCCTATCCTGCTCAATGCTTCAGTGGCTCAAGAGCAGGACCTCCTGGATCTGCTGGAGGTCTTTCGTCCGAATGTCACCAGGCTGGAGAAGTCGGTGGTGGGGCACACCAAGGTTCATCTGGAGGGAAACAAGGCGTTTTGTCGGGCTGAGGAGTGCAACCTGGGCAATCTGATAGCCGATGCCTTTGTGTTTAGTCGactgctggaggagcagggcGGTGATTTCTGGACAGATGCTGCCATTTCTATAACGCAGGGAGGAG GCATTCGCAGCTCCATTGAGAAGCGATCGGATGGCGCCATCACCGATAACGATCTCCTTTCCGTTCTGCCCTGGAGAAACAAGCTCTATGTGGTGCCCATGCCGGGTAGCTATATTCGTCGAGCCTTGGAGCATGCGGCTGTGCTGAGGGGCAAGGACTCGGATGGTGGCTTCCTGCAGGTGTCCGGAATCCATGTGGTATTCAATCTCAACAAGCCCGAGGGTCAGCGAGTGGTTTCCGTGCAGGTTCGTTGCGCCGCCTGCAGAGTGCCCACCTATAGCGATCTGAACGATAGTGCCACCTACAATGTCGTCCTGGGAGAGTTCCTGCTGGACGGTGGCGATGGACATGTATTCAGGCACTCGGCCCACCAGCCACAGCGCCTGCAAAATAACGACTTGGAGGCGGTATCCCAATATCTTGCGCAGCGGAACTATGTCTTTCCCGAAATCGAGGGTCGCATTGTTTTCATCAATTCATCCAGTGCACCACTTATGGGCTCGGCAGTCCTGCTTCTCATCTCTTCCCTTCTGTTAAAAATTATTACTTAA
- the LOC122614296 gene encoding uncharacterized protein LOC122614296 isoform X1, whose protein sequence is MAKIVLFCLLSLLACAAGQRITTIHLDGVQYFISRMNPYSPELNYFLAYQYCRSLGLQLASFETKEKAESMTTYLKNAGYGNYDFWTSGNRLGTGMFLWMSTGLPFNATFDFFENSADAIQAGLLDPVDHNSNTSPQRTARDSSSGAEKGCVILKQPTLKWMPEDCSAVKDFICEQTRCYYYNYGSIPVSSAQGRPITSTTPRTPASLLNLHVAATTTPLPLLMSTSGAMYTAAKAKSSPAVGHRLLDDSSSQQQPSFMSFKLNHDRSLPDTDATDVDVEDQEADLDGEEHDDHEAEGEEEHEEHDNFEEHARELSNDSDGDIKEHVFPLSDNELHPEVHSIEEVQQQLQHEDADADADSAPAPAAAEENESTQHDAEADGEHEPEGVEGETDLETEPQVDLIKANEPLAMPSSTESPAAAIEERIKQIAQDFQKMASSQELQPKEELTPQSSLSLNDLIRTLRPNEQQIIPQIDSDYSNAMRVLGKPLAANN, encoded by the exons ATGGCCAAAATCGTACTCTTCTGCCTGCTGAGCCTCTTGGCATGCGCTGCAG GTCAACGCATCACGACAATCCACCTGGATGGAGTGCAGTACTTCATCAGTCGAATGAATCCCTACTCCCCGGAGCTCAACTACTTCCTGGCCTACCAGTACTGTCGCTCCCTGGGCCTGCAACTGGCCTCGTTCGAGACGAAGGAGAAGGCCGAATCGATGACCACGTATCTGAAGAATGCCGGTTACGGCAACTACGATTTCTGGACCTCCGGCAATCGCCTGGGCACGGGCATGTTCCTATGGATGAGCACTGGTCTGCCGTTTAACGCCACATTCGATTTCTTCGAGAACTCGGCGGACGCCATCCAGGCCGGTCTGCTCGATCCCGTCGATCATAACAGCAACACCTCGCCCCAGCGCACCGCTCGCGACAG CAGCAGTGGCGCCGAGAAGGGATGCGTGATCCTGAAGCAGCCCACGCTCAAGTGGATGCCCGAGGACTGCTCGGCCGTGAAGGACTTCATCTGCGAGCAGACCCGCTGCTACTACTACAACTACGGCAGCATCCCCGTCTCGTCGGCGCAGGG ACGTCCCATCACCTCCACCACCCCAAGGACTCCTGCCTCGCTGCTGAACCTGCATGTGGCCGCCACCACCACTCCTCTGCCCCTGTTGATGTCCACCAGCGGAGCCATGTACACCGCTGCCAAGGCCAAATCCTCGCCAGCCGTGGGCCACCGTCTGCTCGATGATTCCAgctcgcagcagcagccatccTTCATGTCCTTTAAGCTGAACCACGATCGCTCGCTGCCCGACACGGATGCCACTgacgtggatgtggaggaTCAGGAGGCGGACTTGGATGGCGAGGAGCACGATGACCACGAGGCTGAGGGCGAGGAGGAGCACGAGGAGCACGACAACTTCGAGGAGCATGCCCGTGAGCTGAGCAACGACAGCGATGGCGACATCAAGGAGCACGTATTCCCACTGAGCGACAACGAACTCCACCCCGAAGTGCACTCGATTGAGGAGGtacagcagcagttgcagcacgaggatgcggatgcggatgcggattcgGCACCAGCTCCCGCGGCGGCTGAGGAGAACGAGAGCACGCAGCACGACGCGGAGGCGGATGGAGAGCACGAGCCGGAGGGAGTTGAGGGCGAGACCGACTTGGAAACTGAGCCGCAGGTGGATCTGATCAAGGCCAACGAACCACTGGCGATGCCCAGCTCCACTGAATCGCCAGCCGCCGCCATCGAGGAGCGCATCAAGCAGATCGCCCAGGACTTCCAGAAAATGGCCAGCTCCCAGGAGTTGCAGCCCAAGGAGGAGCTGACCCCCCAGTCCTCCCTGTCCCTCAACGATCTGATACGCACCCTGCG